The Plantactinospora sp. KBS50 sequence ACCGCGTACCGGCAAACATCGCGTACCAGCGTGCCGTCGACTCCGGCCAGTCCCCGCCGGCCTGGCCCAGGTAGCACAGCCGCGGCTGGTCCTCGGCCCCGGCCAGCGCGGCGGCAAGCCCGAACACCGGGCTCGGGCGGAAGTCGAGCGGCCCGCGTCCGGTGTGGAACAGGCCCATGCTGGTGGCGACAATGGTGGGTTCGCTGGCCGGCATGACGGCGCCTCCGTTCGCTCGGGAACCCCATACTGCTCCCCGGGCGCCCGCCCCGGCCATCCGGCGTGCTACCTGCGGATCAGCTCGGCCCGGCCGTCGGCGAGGTGCAGCTCGGCGTCGCAGTCGGCCGCCGCCTCGGCGTCGTGGGTCGCGAACACCACCGTCGCCCCGCGCCGGGCCTCCCCGTGGAGCAGGTCGAGAACGCGCTGCCGGTTCCCGGCGTCCTGCTCGCTGGTGATCTCGTCGGCGAGCAGCACGTCGCCGTGCAGCGCCAGAGCGCGGGCGATCGCCGTGCGTTGCTGCTGCCCGCCGGAGAGTTCCTCGACGAGCTGGTCCGCCTGGCCGGACAGGCCCAGCCGGTCCAACTGCTCGTCGGTCCGGCGCCGGGCCTCGGCCGGGGCAGCGCCGGCCGCGATCAGGGCGACCTGAAGGTTCTCCGCCGCCGTGAGGATCTCGGCGAGCCCGTTGTCCTGCGGAATGATGAGCACGCCCTGGGCCATGGCGTGATCCCGGTCGCGCAGCGCCGCATCGTCCACCGTCACCCCGCCGGCGCTGGGCCGCAGCAGACCGGCCATGGCGGCCAGCAGGGTCGTCTTGCCCGCCCCGGACGGGCCGGTGACCGCGAGCACCCGCCCGGGCCACGCCGTGACGGAGACCTCTTGCAGCACCGGGTGCCCGGCGAGGTAGGCCACGCTCAGCCGGTCCACCACCACGGTCCGGCTCATCGCTGCTCCTGCGCGCGGTTGACGGGTACGAGCAGCAGCGCACCGCCCGGCTGCGGTTCCACCCGCAGCAGCGCGCCCGGTCCGAGCGTCTCGGCGACGTCGGGCGGCAGGTGCAGCGAGCCGTCCCGGCCCAGGACGCTGTAGTCCTCGCCGCTGCGCCCCTCGGCGCCGACCCGGCCGTCCCGGATGGTGACCACCCGGTCCATCCGGGCCGCCACGTCCGGGTCGTGGGTGACCAGCACGACGGTGCTGCCGGCCCGGTGTGCGTCGGCGAGCGCCGTGAGCACCTCGTCCCGGGCGGCGGCGTCGAGTTGGCTGGTCGGCTCGTCGGCCAGCAGCAGGCCGGGGTGGTTGGCCAGCCCGACGGCCAGGGCGAGGCGCTGGCGACTGCCGGGGCCGAGTTCGGCCGGGCGGCGGCGGGCGTCGGCGGCGAGGCCGACCAGTTCCAGCACCTGCCGGGGCGCGGGTACGGCCCGGCCGGCCGGCGCGCCGCGCTGGGCGAACCGGACGTTCTGCTCGGCGCTCAGGTACGGCAGCAGGTTGCGCTCGCTGCCCTGCAACACCACCCCGACGTCGCCGGCGCGCATCCGTTGCAGCTCCGCCGGGCCGGCCTTCACCAGGTCGTGCTCGCCGACCCCGAGCCGGCCGGCGGCCGGTCGCAGCAGCCCGGCCAGCAACGACAGCAGGGTGGACTTGCCGGAGCCGGACGGACCGACCAGCGCCACGGACTGACCGGGGACGATGTCGAGGTCCACACCGGACAGCGCGACGACGTCGTAGCCCTCCAGCCGGTAGATGTGGACCAGGCCGCGGCAGGTCACCCCGATCGGCTCGGTTGCCGGGGCACGCCGCCCGGCGGCGGTGGCGAGGCTCATCGGACCCCCTTCGGTTCGGCCCGGCGGACGATCCGGGGCGCGGCGAGTACGGTGCCGGCCAGGCAGCAGGCCAGTACCGCGAGGGCGCCCGGCAGCCACCAGCCGGTCGGCCGGTACGCAGGTCTGAGCGCCTCCGGATCGATGCTGACCAGCGGGATCGCCGGAAGCAGCAGGGCCGCCCCGACCAGCCCGGCCGGTACGCCGATCAGGATGGCCAGGCCGAACAGGCTCGCGTACTCGCCCCGCAGCGACCGGCGCAGGACCGCTCGCGCCACACCGGCGGTACGCAGCGCGGCCAGTTCCCGGATCCGGGCGCGCACCCCGACCGACGCGGTCAGCAGCAGCGTGCCGATCGCCAGCAGCACCGCGATCGCGCCGGCGGCCAGGTAGAGGCGGAGCGCCAGTGCGGGCGCGAGCCGACCCAGCTCGACCCGCCGGTCCGCCAGGGTGTGCACCGAGGTCGGCTGCACCCCGCCGGCGGCGAGCCGGGCCGGCAGCCCCGGGTCGACGGCGCCGGTCGTCCACACCTGGTACTCGACGCCGGTGAGCGAAAAGCCGCCGCGGACCGCCTGGCGCAGCTCGGTCTCCAGGTCGAACAGCATGGCGTGGTCGCCGGAACCGGGCAACGCGGCGAACCGCTCGGTGACCCGCCAACGGTCCGGCGTCGAGCCCAGGGCGGCGAAGTCGTACGCCTCGGCCGTCGCGTCCTGGGCCGGAGCCGGCCCGGCCAGCACGGTGGGCAGCTCGGCCGGGGTGTCCGCGTACTCGATCACCGGATCGCCCGGTGCCGTGCTGGTCACCGAGATCCCGAGGCCCGTGCCGGCGGGCGCGACGTCGAGCCGCTGCCCCTGCTGCGCGTCGGGGG is a genomic window containing:
- a CDS encoding ATP-binding cassette domain-containing protein, which encodes MSRTVVVDRLSVAYLAGHPVLQEVSVTAWPGRVLAVTGPSGAGKTTLLAAMAGLLRPSAGGVTVDDAALRDRDHAMAQGVLIIPQDNGLAEILTAAENLQVALIAAGAAPAEARRRTDEQLDRLGLSGQADQLVEELSGGQQQRTAIARALALHGDVLLADEITSEQDAGNRQRVLDLLHGEARRGATVVFATHDAEAAADCDAELHLADGRAELIRR
- a CDS encoding ABC transporter ATP-binding protein; its protein translation is MSLATAAGRRAPATEPIGVTCRGLVHIYRLEGYDVVALSGVDLDIVPGQSVALVGPSGSGKSTLLSLLAGLLRPAAGRLGVGEHDLVKAGPAELQRMRAGDVGVVLQGSERNLLPYLSAEQNVRFAQRGAPAGRAVPAPRQVLELVGLAADARRRPAELGPGSRQRLALAVGLANHPGLLLADEPTSQLDAAARDEVLTALADAHRAGSTVVLVTHDPDVAARMDRVVTIRDGRVGAEGRSGEDYSVLGRDGSLHLPPDVAETLGPGALLRVEPQPGGALLLVPVNRAQEQR
- a CDS encoding FtsX-like permease family protein, translating into MTVDATVTRRGPGRPMSLALIVERGAGIQPVDLGDLVAGRHAYTAALPGCSAGCRLLALSVRHFPGETAPIEAELTVDAVRDGDAPVDARLGDPDAWRPAPDAQQGQRLDVAPAGTGLGISVTSTAPGDPVIEYADTPAELPTVLAGPAPAQDATAEAYDFAALGSTPDRWRVTERFAALPGSGDHAMLFDLETELRQAVRGGFSLTGVEYQVWTTGAVDPGLPARLAAGGVQPTSVHTLADRRVELGRLAPALALRLYLAAGAIAVLLAIGTLLLTASVGVRARIRELAALRTAGVARAVLRRSLRGEYASLFGLAILIGVPAGLVGAALLLPAIPLVSIDPEALRPAYRPTGWWLPGALAVLACCLAGTVLAAPRIVRRAEPKGVR